A portion of the Kribbella jejuensis genome contains these proteins:
- the shbA gene encoding RNA polymerase sigma factor ShbA yields the protein MAEVKVPDTHDRVELRDLAALAGDGDRTALNDLLTRVRAVAHRYVRSRLWTYPGGADMVDDVAQEVCVAVFGALSRYRDEGRPFEAFVYGIAARKVADAQRAFAVADVSTPDLPDGADESPTPEERAVRQSEVQHIWGLMDKLPEKLREILRLRVVAGMSAEETGRALGMTPGAVRVAQHRALNTLRGFVGHEAQLERGAAGEGHHG from the coding sequence GTGGCAGAGGTCAAAGTGCCTGACACCCACGACCGGGTCGAGCTCAGGGATCTTGCCGCGCTGGCCGGCGACGGGGACCGCACAGCTCTCAACGACCTGCTCACCAGGGTGCGCGCTGTGGCGCACCGCTACGTACGGTCCCGTCTGTGGACCTATCCCGGCGGCGCCGACATGGTCGACGACGTCGCACAAGAGGTTTGTGTCGCGGTGTTCGGCGCCTTGAGCCGGTACCGTGACGAGGGGAGGCCTTTCGAGGCTTTCGTCTACGGCATCGCGGCCCGCAAGGTCGCCGATGCCCAGCGTGCGTTCGCGGTCGCCGACGTCTCGACGCCGGACCTACCGGACGGCGCGGACGAGTCACCGACGCCGGAGGAACGTGCGGTTCGGCAGTCCGAGGTCCAGCACATCTGGGGACTGATGGACAAACTGCCGGAGAAGCTGCGCGAGATCCTCCGCCTGCGCGTCGTTGCGGGGATGTCAGCCGAGGAGACCGGCCGGGCACTGGGGATGACACCGGGGGCGGTGAGGGTCGCACAGCATCGGGCGTTGAACACGCTCAGGGGGTTTGTGGGGCATGAAGCACAGTTGGAACGAGGAGCAGCAGGGGAGGGGCATCATGGCTGA
- a CDS encoding GNAT family N-acetyltransferase has translation MGAAVAVVAVVAVVAVVVAVVVAVVAVVVAVVVAVVAVVAVVAVVVVVGGGWWNGWVLIRERCDEDLGVCVEVLRSVHELAGYPINWPGDPGRWLTPEGALGCWVAVDGRRVVGHVVLTAVGERAEVERLFVDPGVGRRGIGRQLLEHCVVMAAELGRELSLEVVDNGGAAVRLYRRAGWVETGRTAIDWGGEYASELIRFAAPADLTRQ, from the coding sequence GTGGGGGCTGCTGTGGCGGTGGTGGCGGTGGTGGCGGTGGTGGCGGTGGTGGTGGCGGTGGTGGTGGCGGTGGTGGCGGTGGTGGTGGCGGTGGTGGTGGCGGTGGTGGCGGTGGTGGCGGTGGTGGCGGTGGTGGTGGTGGTGGGTGGGGGCTGGTGGAATGGGTGGGTGTTGATTCGGGAGCGGTGTGATGAGGATTTGGGTGTGTGCGTCGAGGTGCTGCGTTCGGTGCATGAGCTGGCCGGGTATCCGATCAACTGGCCTGGGGATCCGGGGCGGTGGTTGACGCCGGAGGGTGCTCTTGGGTGTTGGGTTGCTGTCGACGGTCGGCGCGTGGTGGGGCATGTGGTGTTGACCGCTGTTGGCGAGCGCGCTGAGGTGGAGCGGTTGTTCGTGGATCCGGGCGTGGGGCGGCGGGGGATCGGGCGGCAACTGTTGGAGCACTGTGTGGTGATGGCTGCGGAGTTGGGGCGGGAGCTTTCGCTTGAGGTGGTGGACAACGGTGGTGCCGCCGTACGGCTTTATCGGCGGGCCGGGTGGGTCGAGACCGGACGTACTGCGATCGACTGGGGCGGCGAATACGCCTCGGAGCTCATCCGGTTCGCCGCACCTGCGGACCTGACTCGCCAGTAG